Proteins found in one Pontibacter sp. SGAir0037 genomic segment:
- a CDS encoding PLP-dependent aspartate aminotransferase family protein, translating into MSNNETNSIRLQAKRSHNREHSVPLYLTSSFLFEDAEQARAVFADEEEGNIYSRYSNPNVDELLTKVCALEKAEDGFAFSSGMAAIFSSMAALLKAGDHVLSARAVFGSTHQLLTKVFSKWGITFSYADTAAPEQWESLITPATKMIIMETPSNPGLELIDLEWIGELKRKHNLILAVDNCFATPILQTPADYGTDLIIHSATKYMDGQGRVLGGIVVGKKELIDEIRFFARHTGPAMSPFNAWVISKSLETLSLRVEKHCENALKLAQTLEGHKALDFVRYPFLPSFPQYELAKKQMKQGGGIVTFAVKGGFEAAKQFVNNLQMISITSNLGDTRTIVTHPASTTHSKLTEEERAATGITPGLIRVSVGLENVNDIIGDIVQALDVIV; encoded by the coding sequence ATGTCGAATAACGAAACCAATTCTATCCGATTACAGGCAAAGCGTTCTCATAACAGGGAGCATTCGGTGCCGCTCTATTTAACCTCCAGCTTTTTATTTGAGGATGCAGAGCAGGCGAGGGCGGTTTTTGCTGATGAAGAGGAAGGAAATATATATTCCCGCTACTCCAATCCGAATGTGGATGAGTTGCTGACAAAAGTATGTGCCTTGGAGAAAGCAGAGGATGGATTTGCCTTTTCCTCGGGTATGGCAGCCATATTTTCCAGTATGGCGGCACTGTTAAAGGCTGGCGATCATGTTTTATCGGCCCGTGCAGTTTTCGGCTCTACTCACCAATTGCTTACCAAAGTCTTTTCGAAGTGGGGAATAACGTTTTCTTATGCTGATACGGCGGCTCCGGAGCAATGGGAGAGCCTGATCACACCCGCTACGAAAATGATCATCATGGAGACTCCTTCTAACCCCGGCCTGGAGCTGATAGACCTGGAGTGGATTGGGGAGCTGAAGAGAAAACATAACCTGATCCTGGCTGTGGATAACTGTTTTGCCACACCCATTCTGCAAACACCTGCCGACTATGGTACAGATTTGATCATTCATTCTGCAACAAAGTACATGGACGGACAGGGGAGAGTACTGGGAGGTATTGTGGTAGGTAAAAAGGAGTTAATTGATGAAATTCGCTTTTTTGCACGCCATACAGGTCCTGCTATGTCTCCGTTTAATGCCTGGGTTATTTCCAAAAGCCTGGAAACATTAAGTTTGCGCGTGGAGAAGCACTGCGAAAACGCTTTAAAACTGGCACAAACACTAGAAGGACACAAAGCGCTGGACTTTGTTCGTTATCCATTCCTGCCTTCTTTCCCACAGTATGAGCTGGCGAAAAAGCAGATGAAGCAGGGAGGAGGCATTGTGACTTTTGCGGTTAAAGGAGGCTTTGAGGCTGCGAAGCAATTTGTGAATAACCTGCAGATGATCAGTATAACTTCTAATCTTGGCGATACCCGTACCATTGTTACACATCCGGCTTCTACCACACATTCTAAATTAACCGAAGAAGAACGAGCCGCTACAGGTATTACACCCGGCCTGATCCGTGTTTCGGTGGGACTGGAAAATGTAAATGATATTATCGGTGATATTGTGCAGGCGCTGGATGTTATAGTTTAA
- a CDS encoding bifunctional precorrin-2 dehydrogenase/sirohydrochlorin ferrochelatase: protein MAYEQKKNAPFALTKPSNDENPLFPVFLKLEQLRTLIVGGGAVGLEKLTAILRNSPKAAIELVAPVVNEEILAFTERHPNLLIRQREFQASDLEGKDIVLVATDDPALNKEVRDQAKARKILTNVADTPVICDFYLGSIVQKGSLKLAISTNGKSPTVAKRVKEVLNDTFPDETEQLLANLTRIRARLTGDFAEKVKQLDKITNRLVEKEESKKNSTLRSALAIGGLSLVAVAVNHFIKKR, encoded by the coding sequence ATGGCTTACGAGCAAAAGAAAAATGCACCCTTCGCGTTAACCAAACCGTCAAACGACGAAAACCCGCTTTTCCCGGTGTTCCTGAAGTTAGAGCAGCTGCGTACCCTGATTGTGGGTGGCGGAGCAGTAGGACTGGAAAAGCTAACGGCTATACTCCGGAACAGCCCGAAGGCTGCCATAGAGTTAGTAGCACCGGTTGTTAATGAGGAGATTCTTGCGTTTACAGAGCGCCATCCCAACCTGCTTATCCGGCAACGTGAATTCCAGGCTTCTGATTTGGAAGGAAAAGACATTGTGCTGGTAGCAACCGACGATCCGGCTTTAAACAAAGAGGTGCGGGATCAGGCAAAAGCCAGGAAGATTCTTACCAATGTAGCCGACACTCCCGTGATCTGTGATTTCTACCTGGGTTCTATTGTGCAGAAAGGAAGCCTGAAGCTTGCTATTTCAACCAACGGTAAATCGCCTACGGTTGCCAAGCGTGTGAAAGAAGTATTAAACGATACTTTTCCGGATGAAACAGAGCAGTTGCTGGCAAACCTTACCCGGATCAGGGCCAGGTTAACCGGCGATTTTGCCGAGAAGGTAAAGCAGCTCGATAAGATTACCAACAGGCTGGTTGAGAAAGAGGAAAGCAAGAAGAATTCAACGCTTAGATCTGCGCTGGCGATAGGAGGCCTTTCACTGGTCGCCGTTGCTGTTAATCACTTTATCAAAAAAAGATGA
- a CDS encoding nitrite reductase, with protein MQSFRSEIENPIVEKDIIELEKKIRLYQTGQMQEDKFKSLRLARGIYGQRQLGVQMIRIKLPFGRLTSKQLVHIAGISDEYSTGNLHLTTRQDIQIHYVSLDRTPELWARLDKEDITIREACGNTVRNITASPEAGIDPNEPFDVSPYADAAFRYFLRNPICQEMGRKFKMTFSSSEKDTAMTYIHDLGFIPKLQEVDGQTVRGFKVVIGGGLGAQPMLAQPLYEFLPEDQVIPLIESVLRVFDRYGERNNRNKARFKYLLSKLGLEEVVRLIKEEQKALKVHAFEVDKTADFTPALPAPKEIPNFVIENTENYQTWLKTNVFRQKQQDYFGIYIKVPTGDVSSDTARVLAALVHDFAGDEIRVTQNQGLMLKYVKEEALPYFYSQLDALGLALLGFDSVADVTTCPGTDTCNLGISNSTNFAKVLENLIYTEYPELIFNTDIKIKISGCMNSCGQHGLANIGFHGSSLKSGQNVLPALQVLLGGGTVGNGEGRAADKVIKVPSKRATDALRYVINDYRENKQENEKFNEYYDRQGKNYFYQLLKPLADLTTLMAEDFIDWGHQEEFATAIGVGECAGVMIDLVATLLYESDEKLEWANEAFEDNRFADAIYYGYASYISTAKALLLDKNVKGNTHAGIMDDFDTNFVATGEFRFEPDFRSTVLQINQHEPGEEFAKAYLSNAQLFLQQATSYRQQKKAERVGGAILK; from the coding sequence ATGCAAAGTTTTAGATCAGAAATAGAAAATCCGATAGTCGAAAAGGATATCATCGAACTGGAGAAAAAGATCAGGCTGTACCAGACCGGCCAGATGCAGGAGGACAAGTTTAAAAGTCTTCGCCTGGCCCGTGGCATTTACGGCCAGCGCCAGTTAGGTGTGCAGATGATTCGTATTAAACTGCCCTTTGGTAGATTAACATCAAAACAGCTGGTGCACATAGCTGGTATTTCAGACGAATACTCAACCGGAAACCTGCACCTGACAACACGCCAGGATATACAGATACACTATGTAAGCCTCGATAGAACACCGGAACTGTGGGCTAGGCTGGACAAGGAAGACATCACGATTCGGGAAGCTTGCGGAAACACCGTGCGTAATATAACGGCTTCTCCGGAGGCAGGTATCGATCCGAACGAACCATTTGATGTATCGCCTTATGCCGATGCTGCTTTCCGGTATTTCCTGCGCAACCCTATATGCCAGGAGATGGGCCGGAAGTTTAAAATGACCTTCTCTTCCAGCGAAAAAGATACAGCCATGACCTACATTCACGACCTGGGCTTTATTCCAAAGCTGCAGGAAGTGGACGGCCAGACAGTGCGTGGCTTTAAAGTTGTGATAGGCGGTGGGCTGGGAGCACAGCCAATGCTGGCGCAGCCGCTCTATGAATTTCTGCCGGAAGACCAGGTAATTCCGCTCATCGAAAGTGTGCTGCGCGTGTTCGACCGCTATGGCGAGCGAAACAACCGCAATAAGGCACGGTTTAAATACCTGCTTAGTAAGCTGGGCTTAGAGGAAGTGGTGCGCCTGATAAAAGAAGAGCAGAAAGCCCTGAAAGTACATGCGTTTGAAGTAGATAAAACGGCAGACTTTACGCCTGCACTGCCGGCTCCGAAAGAAATACCTAACTTTGTAATTGAGAACACAGAGAATTACCAGACCTGGTTAAAGACAAACGTGTTCCGCCAGAAGCAGCAGGATTACTTTGGCATCTATATTAAAGTGCCAACCGGTGATGTAAGTTCTGATACTGCCAGAGTGCTGGCTGCCCTGGTGCACGATTTTGCCGGTGATGAAATACGGGTAACGCAGAACCAGGGTCTGATGCTGAAGTATGTGAAGGAAGAGGCACTGCCGTATTTCTATTCTCAGCTGGATGCTTTAGGCCTGGCCTTGCTTGGGTTCGACAGTGTAGCAGATGTTACTACCTGCCCTGGCACCGATACCTGTAATTTAGGTATCTCTAACAGTACCAACTTTGCCAAAGTATTGGAAAACCTTATTTATACCGAATATCCTGAACTGATCTTCAATACAGATATCAAGATCAAGATCAGTGGCTGTATGAACTCCTGCGGTCAGCATGGGCTGGCTAACATCGGTTTCCATGGCTCCTCCTTAAAAAGCGGCCAGAATGTGTTACCGGCTTTACAGGTGTTGTTAGGTGGCGGCACAGTAGGCAACGGTGAGGGAAGAGCAGCCGATAAGGTAATTAAAGTGCCCAGTAAGAGGGCTACAGATGCCCTGCGTTATGTAATCAACGATTACAGGGAAAACAAGCAGGAGAACGAGAAGTTTAACGAGTATTACGACAGGCAGGGTAAAAACTATTTTTACCAGCTGTTAAAACCGCTTGCCGACCTTACAACCTTAATGGCAGAAGATTTTATCGACTGGGGTCACCAGGAAGAATTTGCGACTGCGATCGGGGTAGGAGAATGTGCCGGTGTAATGATAGACCTCGTAGCAACGCTGCTTTATGAGTCTGACGAGAAACTGGAGTGGGCCAATGAGGCTTTTGAAGATAATCGTTTTGCTGATGCTATATACTATGGCTATGCCTCTTACATCAGTACAGCCAAAGCGCTGCTGCTGGATAAAAATGTAAAAGGCAACACGCATGCTGGCATCATGGATGATTTTGATACAAACTTTGTGGCTACCGGCGAATTCCGGTTTGAGCCTGATTTCAGAAGCACAGTGCTGCAAATCAACCAGCATGAGCCAGGGGAGGAGTTTGCTAAAGCTTACCTGAGCAATGCGCAGCTGTTCTTACAGCAGGCAACCAGCTACCGCCAGCAGAAAAAAGCAGAGCGTGTAGGCGGTGCTATTCTGAAGTAA
- a CDS encoding TonB-dependent receptor domain-containing protein, giving the protein MKKNILLLILGLSTTAVFAQAPATPQNRPQPQTAATAVAPKGNAKISGVVLDAETNKPVEYATIALISVATGKPVDGTMADEKGRFTITKVAAGSYKVQATFLSYKPTVIEGVSVASDNDNVNLGTISLASDAKKLSEVVVSGEKPLVEEQIDKTVYNAEKDITNAGGTAADVLQKVPSLSVDTDGNVQLRGSSNVRVLINNKPSAIMAGSIADALKQIPADQIKSVEVITSPSAKYDAEGTAGIINIITKREGGLQGVTGSVALTGGTRSSNGNASLNIKRGKLGINGTFGGNMFYNRGSLTNSIVSDSSNNYQAGASHINGAFMNGQLGFEYDINPQNSISGGIRSNGGSFRMENQQDVRNLLIEKDGTLKESNFKNEIRNKTQRLGTDYNLDYTHYFKKPQQELAILSLYSVSPADNQVSQDYGALGEAPFQTVRNTNESTNKELTFQVDYTHPFVNKTILEVGAKSIFRDAESDARNRSVSTSPAETIALHTIFNYQQNVYASYLTYGFTLKKKLNVKLGGRYEFTDISSEMQTEGTKQNALGNYARDYDNIIPSVALSYTLKGAHTFKANFTQRIQRPSLFYLNPYLQEQTSNTRVQGNPNLDAELTNLYELGYSTYFKTTSISTSLYMRQTDNAIETIANIDRVQDANGNLKDVTTLSFDNIAKNKTYGASIFGSTKPTNDWTLSGSSNIFYMDLKSSIGSNSGWMYNINANSSYNFGKGISAQFNGGFNSRRVQLLGEFASFSYHSLAFKKELFDKKGGIAIGLDNPFREALRMKTNVRVAEARNAEGEIITRGYVQNIENVNYNRGFRVTFNYAFGKLDQQRPPKRKKSIRNDDAKQGDSGVN; this is encoded by the coding sequence ATGAAGAAAAATATACTGCTTCTGATCTTAGGTTTAAGCACAACTGCCGTGTTTGCTCAAGCACCGGCCACACCACAGAACCGGCCTCAGCCACAAACGGCTGCAACAGCCGTCGCACCAAAAGGGAATGCAAAAATATCAGGCGTAGTTTTAGATGCCGAAACCAATAAGCCGGTTGAGTATGCCACCATTGCACTAATTAGCGTGGCTACAGGCAAACCCGTAGACGGTACTATGGCCGATGAGAAAGGCCGCTTTACCATTACCAAGGTGGCAGCAGGCAGCTATAAAGTACAAGCTACTTTCCTGAGCTATAAGCCTACTGTAATTGAGGGTGTTTCTGTTGCCTCAGATAACGACAATGTAAACCTGGGCACTATTTCACTCGCCTCTGATGCAAAGAAACTATCGGAGGTGGTTGTTTCCGGTGAAAAGCCACTGGTGGAAGAGCAGATCGACAAGACGGTTTACAATGCTGAGAAAGATATCACTAATGCCGGTGGCACTGCTGCCGATGTACTGCAAAAGGTACCTTCTTTATCGGTAGATACCGATGGCAATGTGCAGCTTCGCGGAAGCTCTAATGTGCGTGTGCTCATCAACAACAAGCCCTCTGCTATTATGGCAGGCAGTATCGCCGATGCGCTAAAACAGATACCGGCCGATCAGATCAAATCTGTTGAAGTGATTACCAGCCCATCTGCCAAATACGATGCCGAAGGCACAGCCGGTATTATCAACATCATTACCAAGCGCGAAGGTGGTTTGCAAGGTGTAACGGGCTCTGTGGCTCTGACAGGCGGTACGCGCTCCAGCAACGGCAATGCCAGCTTAAACATAAAGCGGGGTAAACTTGGCATAAATGGTACTTTTGGCGGTAACATGTTCTATAACAGGGGCAGCCTGACCAACAGCATCGTGTCTGACAGCTCCAATAACTATCAGGCTGGTGCCTCGCACATTAACGGGGCTTTTATGAACGGCCAGCTTGGCTTTGAGTATGACATTAACCCACAGAACAGCATTTCTGGTGGTATCCGGTCTAACGGCGGCAGTTTTCGTATGGAAAATCAGCAGGATGTAAGAAACCTGCTGATAGAGAAAGACGGAACTCTCAAAGAAAGCAACTTCAAAAACGAGATCAGGAACAAAACACAACGTTTAGGCACAGACTATAACCTGGACTACACACACTACTTTAAGAAGCCGCAACAGGAATTAGCTATACTCTCTCTGTACTCCGTGTCTCCGGCCGATAACCAGGTAAGCCAGGATTATGGTGCTCTTGGAGAAGCTCCTTTTCAGACTGTGCGCAACACAAACGAAAGCACCAACAAGGAACTTACGTTCCAGGTAGATTATACACATCCCTTTGTGAATAAAACTATACTGGAGGTGGGTGCCAAATCTATTTTCAGAGATGCAGAAAGTGATGCCCGTAACCGAAGCGTTAGTACAAGTCCTGCCGAGACAATAGCCTTGCATACTATATTTAATTATCAGCAGAATGTATATGCCAGCTACCTTACCTATGGCTTTACACTTAAGAAAAAGCTGAATGTAAAGCTGGGAGGCCGCTATGAGTTTACAGATATCAGCAGCGAAATGCAAACCGAAGGCACAAAGCAAAATGCATTGGGAAACTATGCCAGAGACTATGACAATATTATCCCAAGCGTGGCACTTTCTTATACGCTCAAAGGAGCTCATACTTTTAAAGCAAACTTCACACAACGCATTCAACGCCCGTCGCTGTTTTACCTGAACCCTTACCTGCAGGAACAAACTTCTAACACCAGGGTACAGGGTAATCCGAATCTGGATGCAGAGCTTACCAACTTATATGAGTTAGGCTACAGCACCTATTTTAAAACTACTTCTATCAGCACCTCGCTATACATGCGCCAGACAGATAATGCAATAGAAACCATAGCAAACATTGATCGCGTGCAGGATGCGAATGGGAACCTGAAAGATGTAACTACCTTATCTTTTGATAACATTGCGAAGAATAAGACCTACGGTGCCAGCATATTCGGCTCAACCAAGCCTACCAATGACTGGACCCTCAGCGGCAGCTCCAACATTTTTTACATGGATCTGAAGAGCAGCATCGGCAGCAATAGCGGCTGGATGTATAACATCAATGCGAACTCTTCCTATAACTTCGGCAAAGGAATCAGTGCACAGTTCAACGGCGGCTTTAACTCCCGCAGAGTGCAGTTGCTAGGTGAATTCGCATCTTTCTCGTACCATAGCCTGGCCTTCAAGAAAGAGCTGTTCGATAAAAAAGGCGGTATCGCCATCGGTCTAGATAACCCGTTCAGAGAAGCACTGCGCATGAAAACCAATGTGCGAGTAGCTGAGGCAAGAAACGCTGAAGGCGAAATTATAACACGAGGGTATGTGCAGAACATCGAAAATGTAAATTACAACCGTGGCTTCAGGGTTACCTTTAACTATGCCTTTGGCAAACTGGACCAGCAGCGCCCACCAAAGCGCAAGAAGAGCATCCGTAACGACGATGCCAAGCAAGGTGACAGCGGCGTTAATTAA
- a CDS encoding c-type cytochrome yields the protein MIKKILKWTGGVLASLLVLLVLFYLMVSANISNRAEKKYTFASEDIAIPDDQALLKRGEHLAVIKGCTDCHGENMAGKVMMEDAALGRLVSSNLTKGKGGLPQQYNTSDWVMALRHGIDPGGRPLLFMPSHETTLLSEEDMAALIAYCQHLEPVDNILPASELGPVVKVMTYLDKMPLLSVEKIDHQLPMVAKADTVEGVAMGMYLAVSCSGCHRPDLKGGDPLAPGLPPVPDITSSGKVGKWTKAQFIQTLRTGKTPEGKQMSSDNMPWKMTAQYDEKELASLYLYCQSIK from the coding sequence ATGATAAAGAAAATTTTGAAATGGACAGGTGGCGTATTAGCCTCCTTGCTGGTACTGTTAGTTCTGTTTTACCTGATGGTATCTGCTAATATAAGCAACAGGGCAGAAAAGAAATATACGTTCGCCTCAGAAGACATTGCCATACCGGATGATCAGGCGCTGCTCAAGCGGGGAGAACACCTGGCTGTGATCAAAGGCTGTACCGATTGCCACGGCGAAAACATGGCCGGAAAAGTAATGATGGAAGATGCTGCTTTGGGGCGACTGGTGTCGAGTAACCTGACAAAAGGAAAAGGCGGACTGCCGCAGCAATACAATACTTCTGACTGGGTAATGGCGCTACGGCATGGAATAGACCCTGGAGGGCGTCCGTTGCTGTTTATGCCTTCGCACGAAACCACATTGCTCTCCGAGGAAGACATGGCCGCTCTTATTGCTTATTGCCAGCACCTGGAGCCTGTTGATAATATCTTGCCAGCTTCAGAACTGGGGCCTGTTGTAAAAGTAATGACATACCTGGATAAAATGCCGTTATTGTCTGTGGAGAAGATCGATCACCAACTGCCTATGGTGGCTAAGGCTGATACCGTTGAGGGCGTTGCCATGGGGATGTACCTGGCGGTTTCCTGCAGTGGCTGCCATCGGCCAGACTTAAAAGGCGGCGACCCATTAGCACCGGGCTTGCCTCCAGTACCGGATATTACCAGCTCCGGCAAGGTGGGCAAATGGACGAAAGCACAGTTCATCCAAACATTAAGAACTGGCAAAACACCAGAAGGGAAGCAAATGAGCAGCGATAACATGCCCTGGAAAATGACCGCACAATACGACGAGAAAGAACTTGCTTCTTTATACCTGTACTGCCAGTCTATTAAATAG
- a CDS encoding AraC family transcriptional regulator gives MAATALHTKDIFDFEVIPPIKGKLAFSGNAIPQSGIQVHHPKAGEIAINTCSLPFLHIMNLNWHTASGDILLHDSTPGDCININFMMGGHMHSNFKGLKHDLDMKALRHNLIYLPEGGGVNLVKGYETISMLHLTFDKEFLASAIGYDDQWSERIQKEILQQRPFSGINGTSTVTPLMAQLVDSIRQCPASGPMRNLLLQSRALELLALQIEQFKTPVRGKETIRPDEAEKLYQLKAYLDTNFLADLNLTQLSRQCLLNEFKLKKGFKAVFGTTVFGYIRKLRMEYAAKLLKDCVLTVDEVADALGYEHSQHFSIAFKNYMGVSPSVYRHK, from the coding sequence ATGGCTGCTACCGCTTTACATACTAAAGATATTTTCGACTTTGAGGTAATTCCTCCGATTAAAGGAAAGCTGGCTTTTTCAGGTAATGCTATACCCCAAAGCGGTATCCAGGTACACCATCCCAAGGCTGGAGAAATTGCTATCAATACCTGCTCTCTCCCTTTCCTCCACATCATGAACTTAAACTGGCATACTGCTTCCGGCGATATTTTACTACACGACTCAACGCCCGGAGACTGTATCAATATTAATTTTATGATGGGAGGCCACATGCATTCCAACTTTAAGGGATTGAAGCATGACCTGGACATGAAGGCGCTGCGCCACAACCTTATCTATTTGCCAGAAGGCGGTGGCGTTAACCTGGTAAAGGGTTATGAAACTATTTCGATGCTGCACCTCACGTTTGATAAAGAATTCCTGGCTTCAGCCATCGGGTACGATGATCAGTGGAGCGAGCGTATCCAGAAGGAGATACTGCAGCAGCGGCCTTTCTCCGGTATCAACGGCACCAGCACAGTTACACCGCTTATGGCGCAGTTGGTGGATAGCATCAGGCAATGCCCGGCCTCAGGCCCTATGCGCAACCTCCTGCTACAATCGAGAGCTCTGGAGTTGCTGGCCCTGCAGATAGAGCAGTTTAAAACGCCGGTGCGCGGCAAAGAAACCATTCGTCCTGACGAAGCCGAAAAGCTCTACCAGCTAAAGGCTTACCTGGATACAAACTTCCTGGCAGACCTCAACCTTACACAGCTGAGCCGCCAGTGCCTGCTCAACGAGTTTAAGCTGAAAAAAGGATTTAAGGCGGTGTTCGGAACTACGGTTTTTGGCTATATCCGAAAGCTGCGCATGGAATATGCCGCTAAGCTGCTAAAAGATTGTGTTTTAACAGTAGATGAAGTAGCCGACGCACTTGGTTATGAGCACTCCCAGCATTTTTCCATTGCCTTTAAAAACTATATGGGAGTTAGTCCTTCGGTGTACCGCCATAAGTAG